The genomic DNA GAACAAGAAGGACGCGCAGCCCTTGATGCTCTATCTCGCCTATCCCGCCCCCCACACGCCCTGGCTCCCTTCCGAAGCATTTGCCGGCAAGAGTGGAGCGGGGATGTACGGCGATTTCCTGATGATGGTCGACGATCAAATCGGCCGCGTTCTCGACGCGTTGCGGGCTGCAGAAATGGAAGACGATACGCTGGTTGTCTTCACTTCGGACAACGGGCCTGTCTGGTACGACGCCGATACCGAGCGGTTCGATCACGATTCCACAGGCGGCCTGAAAGGAATGAAGGGGGACGCATGGGAAGCTGGCCACCGGATGCCGTTTATCGCCCGATGGCCGAACCGCGTTGCAGCGGGAAGTACGAGCGAACAACTTGTCTGCTTTACCGATCTGCTGGCGACGATGGCTGATCTTTTTGAGGTTCCGCTGCCGGACGACGCGGCTCCCGACAGCTACAGCTTCCTCCCGGCGTTGACAGGCAAAGCCGCTGGCGAAACCGAACTGCGAGATGATTTTGTGATGCAACCTGGCGCCCGGTCGATGATGACGATTCGTCAGGGCAATTGGAAACTGATCACAGCGCTCGGTTCGGGCGGCTTCACCAAACCGTCGCGGATCCCATCGGGCGATGGCGCCCCAGCGGGACAGCTGTACGATCTGGGCAACGACCTCGGCGAATCGAATAACCTCTATGCGGCCAAGCCGGAGATCGTTGCCCGTTTGACGGCGCAGCTAAAGCGCGTCGTTAAATCCGGACGCAGCCGAACGCGGGCGGCAACCAAAGATGTCGCTCGCGGCGGATGAGCCGTTGCCTGTCTAGCGTCTGGGAGTTATTGCTGGATCAAATCGCCAGCGGATAGAATGGACGCCGTTAATCCAACCAACTGACAACGCTATTCCTGGCCCGACGTGTCCCCACCGAATCCAAACAACCTGCCGACCTTCTGTCTCCGTTTGGGAGCGTTTCTTTGCTTCGCCGGTTGGACGTGGGTTCATTATTATTGGGAGGGCCCCTACGGCGTGCTGCTGTGGCACGACGCGACCTTCGAATTCGCCACGCGTATGGGACTGACGTGGGAAGAGTTTGTTGGTGACGGGATCAACGATGGTTTCGTGCAGCAATGGATCGCCAAACTCTGGTGGCTCTACCTCGCCTGCACTCTCTTGACGCTTACCGTCCGCCAAAAGTCGTGGCTTCAGATGGTCGGTTTAGTTCTGGGCAGTGGCCTGTTGGTCGTGCTCAGCTACGCCGCTTACGTCGCCTCGCAAAACCAGCTGCCGATGTTCATCGAACACGGCGGGCAGATGCTCAGCCCAATTCTGCTTGTCATGGCGTTGGCTCTCGGGGTGCGGCACCGCGCGACGGTGATCACTGCGATCGTGGCAGTCATCCTGACCTTTGCAGGCCACGGCAGTTATGCCCTCGGGCTGTGGCCGACGCCCGGGAACTTCTATGCCATGACGACGTTGATCCTTGGCGTCGAATATCCCACCGCGCAAACGATGCTGCGAATCGCGGGAGTCCTCGACTTTGTGGTCTGCATCGGGATCTGCATTCCCTACCTGCGACGCCCGGCCGCGTTGTACGCCAGCATCTGGGGATTTTTGACCGCCATCGCCCGGCCGGTTGCCGGTATGTCGTGGGGACTCAACTACTGGGGCGCCGACCAATACCTGCACGAAGCGGTGCTGCGAGCCCCTCACTGCTTGATCCCGCTGTATCTGTTTTTATTGTGGCGGCAACCACCTTCGCCGGACAATTTGGATAAACTAGAGCCGACTGACTCCGAACCAATGGGAAACGAATGAAGCCGCAAAATTACAACCATCTTGGTCTCTACAAATCACTTGCTCTCGGTTGTCTGGCGATGCTCTTCGCCGCCACGCCGCTGCTGGCTCAGCCCGGTGCGAAGAAAAAGCCCAGACGCAATCTGTTGGCGATTCCCGAAGTGGAGCGTAGCGAAGTCATCTGTTTCGCGCTCTACACCGTTCACGACAACACGCTCAAGTTGACGGCCCAGTTGTATCCACTGGAATCAGGCGACGACCGAACCGTTCGCCTGGAAATCGAAAAGGATGGCAAGTGGGTTGAAGTCGCCAAGACCAAGGTCATCGAAACGGGCTGGACGGCGCCGTTCCGCGTCGAGAACTGGGACGATACGCAACAACGCAAATATCGTGTGCTGCATGGCCCCAAAGCGACCTACGAAGGGATCATCCGCAAGAACCCCGTCGACAAAGATGAGATCGTCGTCGCTGGCTTTACTGGCAACTCGATCCAACCGGCTCATGGCGGCGACATCTCTCGCCAAGACCTGATCGACAACGTGAATCGAATCGACGCCGACGTTTTGTTCTTCTCGGGCGATCAAGTTTACGACCACAACCGCCACTATGCCGCGTGGTTGAAGTTTGGCCGCGATTTCGGCGACATCATCAAAGACCGACCGACCCTTTGTCTGCCCGACGATCACGATGTGGGGCAGCCGAACTTGTGGGGCGAAAATGGCAAGATCTCGACGCTCAGCGGCAATGCCGACGGTGGCTATCGCCAACCGGGAGTCTATGTTCAGGAAGTCGAACGAGCTCAGACCAGCCATCTTCCCGATCCAGTCCATCCGCGGAAGATCGGTCAAGGAATCGGTGTCTATTACACCAACTTGAATTGGGGCGGCATCGACTTCGCGATCCTCGAGGACCGCAAATTTAAGTCGGGTCCGGCCGGCCGCGTTCCCAAGCAGGGGCCGCGTCCCGACCACATTCGCAACCCGGAATACGACCCGGCAAGTGTCGACGTCGACGGCGCGGTTCTACTTGGCCAGCAGCAACTCGATTTCCTCGACGCTTGGGCCGCCGACTGGCACCAGGCGAAGATGAAAGTCGCCCTTTCGCAAACGATCTTCTGCGGCGGAGCTCACATTCACGGCGCCGCCAACGGCCGACTGCATGCCGACATGGACTCCAACGGCTGGCCACAAACCGGCCGCAACAAGGCCCTGAAATCGCTCCGCAAAGCGTTTGCCTTCCACTACGCCGGCGACCAACACTTGGCGACGCTCTTCCATCATGGCGTCGATGAATACCGCGACGCCGTCTGGTCGTTCTGCGTTCCCTCGATCGCCAATCTGTATCTGCGTTGGTGGGAGCCGTTGGAACCTGGCGCGAACCGCGAACCGGGTAGCCCCGAATACACGGGCGACCAACTGGATGGCTTCGGCAACAAGGTTACCAACTACGCCGCCGCCAATCCCGAAAAGATGCCCGCCGGCAATCTGCTGAACACCCGCGCCGCCGGCTTCGGCATCGTCCGCCTGAACACGAAGACCCGCGAGATCACGATGGAGTGTTGGCCGCGGAACGTCGACGTCACCGATCCCTCAGCGAAACAGTATCCCGGCTGGCCGCGGACGATCTCGCAATTCGACAACTACAATCCGCCCTCTTGGGGGCAGCTGGGTGAGTTGACGTTTGACGTCGATTCACCGGTCGTCCAGCTGGTCGATTCCGCTAACGGCGAGATCCTCTATACCGTTCGCGTCAGCGGAAAACGCTTTGCTCCCGGGGCTCCGAAAGGCAAAACCTTCCACGTCAAAGTTGGCAAAGACAGCCCCGACACGGTCGTGATCAAAGACGCCCAAGTCGGCAGCCCGGCTCAATCGGTCAAGGTGAAGTAGCGCGGGTGCCGCGGCACCGACGACATTGCAAATCGCCGAGTCCTCTGCAACGCAAGGGACTCGGCTGCAGTGGCCTACGGTTTGAAGGCTTCCTTAAAACGTCATGTCCGGCGATAGCTTGAGGACACGGACTGCTAGCAGCTCTGCGATCGCTGACGTTTTAACGCGAAACGCTGCTTTGTCCTGCTGAAGTCCCGCACGATGAGGCGACATCGTCCTGGTATGCCAGGTCAGTGGAGCAGACGCCGGTGGAAGGGAGTTCCAGGTGGACGTCGCGAGCCGCCTTGAGATCGCCAGCAAGTTCCGCGACGATCGAGCGGACTTGTTCGTAACCGGTCATCATTAGAAAGGTCGGCGCTCGCCCGTAGCTTTTCATCCCCGCCACGTAGAATCCGGTTTCGGGATGTCGCAGTTCGGCCGCGCCATGAGGCGGCACCGATCCGCAGCTGTGGCGGTTCGGATCGATCAAAGGTCCCAGGGTTTTGGTCGCTTCGGTCGCGGGATCCAGTTCCAGCCGAAGTTCACGCAGCATGGCCAAGTTCGGTCGCGATCCCGCAGAGACGATGATCTCGTCGACGACGACTTGCCGATTTCCCTGCAGGTCGAGGACAACAAGTCCGTCGCCTTGTTGCTTGACCGCTCCGATCGATAGGCCTGTCAAAAGCGAGACGCTGCCGTCGTCGACCGCTTGTTTTACGCGAGTTCCCAGAGCACCACGCTCCGCGATTTCATCGGCACTCCCGCCTCCCCAAAGTTTGGCCGGGTTGCTGCGACGGACAGCCCAGGCGACCAACGTTGACGGCGCTGCTTTCGCCAGCTCGACAAGACTCAACACGTTCCCCGTGGCCGAGTGTCCCGAGCCGACAACGAGGACGCGTTTGCCGGCGTAGCGATCGCGGTCGTTGCCCAGAATGTCGGGCATCCCGTAGCGGATGTTGGCTTGGAACTGCTGCTCGCCGTCGGCCGGAATGCCGCCCGCTCCCATCGGGTTCGGATCCGATAGCGTTCCCGAAGCGTCGATCACCGCGCGTGCATAGAACCGCTGCGGGCCTGTCGGCGTTTCGGTAACGATCATAAAACCGGCTGCATCGCGGCAGCCGTCCTTCATCCGATCATGTCCCTCGCGCGACACCGAGACGACTTTGTGGTCCAGTCGGATTTGGGGCGCGATGCTAGGATGAGCGGCCAGCGGATCGAGAAACGTTTCGACAAATTCTGCCGCGTAGGGAACGTAAGCTCCCTCGGGCTGCTGCCAGTTCGATTCCGCCTCCAGCAGCCTTTTGCCCGCCGGATCGATCAGGTAGGACCACGGCGTGAACAACCGGACGTGGCCCCAAGACCGAATGCCGGCGGCGACCTCTGATCCCGCTTCGAGGATCATAAAGTCTTCCCCTCGTTCGGCGAGATTTGCCGCGGCGGCGAGCCCAACCGGTCCGCTGCCGATGATGGCGACGGGAAGCGAGTTCTCGGACTCCGCCTGCGCTGCGGGCTTCGGCAGCGGAGCGATGCTTGAAATCGTTGTCGGTTCGGCTGGACTAGAGGTCCCGCAACAGGAAGCTGCCGGTTTCTCGTCGGCTGTCGAGCAGCTGTTGCCGGTCAAACCGATAGGAGCCGAACCGCAGCAGCCCCCGCCGCCGGGGACTGCATCCTCGGAAGCTGTGTGGGATGTTGACGGACGATAAAGACTCTCCTTGGCGAGGATGAAGTCGCGGCGAGAAGGTTGATGCTGATTCATGATGTGACCTTCGATGATGTGGGTTGAATTCGATGGAGTCGATACAGCAAGCCACCAAACGACGTTAGCTTTACACACGCTCAACAGTGGTTCGCAACAGCGGTTTCCATTGCGACCGTTGCCATCGATAGCTGGTAGCACGATTCGAACTCCGGACACTTCCGACACGCGTCCCATTGCTTGATATCGGTTTCGATATGCGGCTTGCTCTGGATCATTCCGTGCGACTCGTCGGTCCGAATCGAAAAAACTTTACCCATCGGATCTCCCGAGCCAACCCGGCGTGGGAAGATCTTTCCAAAACAGGTTTTATGTTCCGTCTCGTTCATAGCTCACCCTCCAAGCTTGTCTGTGGTTGCATTACGATTGCTTCATTCATTTCGTTTCCCGTTCCGCCAGCAAACCATCCCTTGGTCTTCAGGCAGAATTTCACTAACGCCAGCATCAACGGCACTTCGATCAACACGCCGACAACGGTTGCCAATGCCGCACCGGATGACAATCCGTAAAGCATCGTCGCCGTTGCAATCGCGACTTCGAAGTGGTTCGAGGCGCCGATCATTGCGGTCGGTGCCGCGGTTTCGTAGTTGAATCCCAATCCCTTCGAGATCCCGTAGCCGAGTGCGAAGATCAGGACCGTTTGCAGGGTCAGCGGAATCGCGATCCAAAGGATTGTCAGCGGGTTCGCGACGATCGTCTCCCCTTTGAAGGAGAACAACAGGACCAGCGTCGCCAACAGCGCCGTGGTCGTAACGGGCGTCAGGTATCGCAAGAACCGATCTCGGAACCACGCTTCTCCCTTCGTCGCGAATAACCACTTCCGCGTAAAGTATCCAGACACCAAAGGCAGGGCGACGTAGATCGCGATCGACAACAACAACGCCTTCCACGGGACCGGCAACTGGCCAACTCCCAACAGGAAACCGCCCAGCAGTCCGTACAGCACCAGCATCGTCAACGAATTGATCGCCACCATGATCAACGTGTGGCCGTCGTTTCCTTTGGCCAGATATCCCCACACCAAGACCATCGCAGTGCAGGGTGCAATCCCCAACAGGATGCAACCGGCGAGGTAGCTGCGCCACAGCGGCACCTGCAGCATCTTCACCCCATCGACGAGGACAACTTCTCCCGCACCATAGGTCGCACCGACTTCGACGTCCGCGCCCAACGGAGCTTTGACATAATCGACCGCATCGGGACCGATCAGCCCCAGGAAAACGGTCCCCAAGAAAAAGCTAGCGATCGCGTACATCGTGAACGGTTTGATTGCCCAGTTGATCAACAGCGTCAATCCGACGGGCCGGATCGCCTTGCCGGCGCGAACGACTTCGCCAAAGTCGATCTTGACCATGATCGGGAACATCATGAAGAACAGGCAGATCGCGATTGGTATCGAGACGACCGGGGCATCACCGGAATAGATCGCCATCGCGTCGAGCGACTTCGCCAATCCCGGGGCAACCTTTCCCAATACGATCCCCGCGACGATGCACAGTCCAACCCAGACCGTGAGGTAGCGTTCAAAGAACCCGATCCCGCCACCGGAATTCAGCGCGTCGTTTCCGGGGCAACTCGATGTTTCGTCCATGTGCTCTTCTCGCTTCGTGTTCCGCTAAACCGTGCATCGCCGACAAACGATTACGATGTTCAAAAAAAGGGAGAGATGGTCCGCTACAACCTGTCCGCGGCGCGACAAAACCGTCGCCACCCTCACCCCACTCCGTTTATCGGCGATAGACGATAAAGACTACAACCTTTTCCCGCGGAAGTCAAACGCCACCCTCCGCCGCACCAAATACCAGCACGAAGCGCAAGCGAGTGATACCACCCCACGAGATCACACATCGTGCAAGAAGGTCGCCTTTCGCTCCGCGAAAGTGCGTTTCGCACTCGGCGCTCTTTCGCGGAGCGAAAGGCGACCAACAAGCCTCTCCGGCAAAGCCCATAGCAGCACGACGCGCAAGCGAGTGAACGGGCAAGTGTCATCGCAACACTCGCTTGCGCTTCGTGCTAGTATGCCAACGCGACACTCTTCCCCAAAAAAATCTGATCACCTTCGGCCGCGCGCAAGCAATCGCTTCGAGCCCGCAAAACACAACGTCCCGGGACTCCAGATCCCACTCGGCCGTCACTTGCCAACCTCCGCCGGCAACCGCTTTTCCAAAATTCCGCTGAATCTCCTATATGCGTGCGGACGAATGCATCACTAGTATTCGCTTAGGCGGATATGCTTTGTGAAGCCGCTGCCCCACCCTATCTCCCTCTGTTCTTACAGGCGGGATCCCGTTTCCCCAACTGAAGGATTGTCTGATGAAACGCACAAAATCGCACGTTCGAACGCTCGCCGCTTTGACTCTCGCCGCCTGCTCACTGGCCGGAACAACTCCGGTTACGGCTCAGCAAACGACGTCGGCGTCGACCGTCGCCGCTGGTCCCGCGGACGCGGCGCTGCACAACGCGGCTCGCGATGGGAAGTATCTGTTCGTCTACTTCTGGAAACAGAACGACCAACAGACGCAGTCGATGCAGGGCGTGTTCGACCAAGCGACCGGCCGGATGACGGATGTCGCCAATGCGATCCGCGTGAACATCACCGATCCCAGCAACGCATCGATCGTCGAAAAGTTTGGTGTCAGCCGCGCTCCAATGCCACTCTCGCTGGCGATCGCTCCCAACGGTGCCGTCACCCAAGGGCTGCCGGTATCGTTCAACGAAAATCAGTTGCGGGAAGCTGTCGTCAGCCAGGGGACTGCTGACTGTTTGAAGGCGATGCAGGACCGCAAGTTGGCTTTGTTGTGCGTTAAGGAGAACGTCGACTCCGCCGCTTTCCAAGGCGCTCGCGAATTGACGCAGGACGAACGCTTCGCCGCTTCGACTCAGATCGTCAACATCGATCCGACCGATGCGTCGGAGCAGAGCTTTCTGCAGTCGTTGAAGGTCGATGCGTCTGCTGGAAACGGAGTCCTAGTTGTCATGACGCCTGCGGGACAGCCGGTTGCGACGATTGCAGAAAACGCGACCAAAGATCAGATCATCCAACGCTTGACCGCTGTCAGTACATCCTGTTGTCCCGACGGAAAGTGCGCTCCCGGCCAGCAATGTTGCCCCGACGGCAACTGCGCTCCCTCCAAGAAGTAGACGTCTCGAGCTATCCACATCACACCAAGTCATCGATTCAGAGTCAGGAGACCAGTGCATGAACCTCAAAAAACTAGTCTGGCGAGAGCTCTTTGAGCGGAAGAGCCAGATGATCACGATCTTTGTCGGCATTCTGTTGGGCATCACGACGGTGATCGCCATCAAGAACATCACCTACTATTCCGAGATGGCTGTGGCGCGGGAGATGGACAGCTTGGGTGCCAACATCTTGGTGCTGCCCAAGTCCGTCACGCTGCAGGATTACTACTCAGCCGATATACACAACGAGACGATTCCTGAGGAATACGCGCTGCGGCTGACGATGTCGAATCTCGCCGGCGTCGATAACCTGTCGCCCAAGTTGTGCGTGCCTGTCGACTTGGACGGGCGTCAGTTCACGCTGACCGGAATCCTGCCCAAGAGTGAATTCCAGGCCAAGGCAGCTTGGGGTGGCGCCGGGATCTTCTCGCGTCCCATCGGTTGTGGAGCAATCGACGTCGGCGTCGCAGACGAGCCCGAGGACAAGAAAACGCTCGTTCGCAATCGCGTGATC from Rosistilla oblonga includes the following:
- a CDS encoding sulfatase family protein, with amino-acid sequence MALQSTTLAAAEDDAAAKPNIVVILVDDMGYGDPGCFNPESKIPTPHIDSLARDGMRFTDAHAPGPLCHMSRYGLMTGRYPFRTDVSRWPTQPLIAPGQITIASLAQSRGYQTAMVGKWHLGFKENGYDQPLPGGPVDCGFDSFFGIRASTDIPPYFYIRGNAAVQPPSDRIEANNSAGWSPIQGEFWRAGGIAPDLQLKDVLPRFTDEATSIIKRHAENKKDAQPLMLYLAYPAPHTPWLPSEAFAGKSGAGMYGDFLMMVDDQIGRVLDALRAAEMEDDTLVVFTSDNGPVWYDADTERFDHDSTGGLKGMKGDAWEAGHRMPFIARWPNRVAAGSTSEQLVCFTDLLATMADLFEVPLPDDAAPDSYSFLPALTGKAAGETELRDDFVMQPGARSMMTIRQGNWKLITALGSGGFTKPSRIPSGDGAPAGQLYDLGNDLGESNNLYAAKPEIVARLTAQLKRVVKSGRSRTRAATKDVARGG
- a CDS encoding FAD-dependent oxidoreductase — protein: MNQHQPSRRDFILAKESLYRPSTSHTASEDAVPGGGGCCGSAPIGLTGNSCSTADEKPAASCCGTSSPAEPTTISSIAPLPKPAAQAESENSLPVAIIGSGPVGLAAAANLAERGEDFMILEAGSEVAAGIRSWGHVRLFTPWSYLIDPAGKRLLEAESNWQQPEGAYVPYAAEFVETFLDPLAAHPSIAPQIRLDHKVVSVSREGHDRMKDGCRDAAGFMIVTETPTGPQRFYARAVIDASGTLSDPNPMGAGGIPADGEQQFQANIRYGMPDILGNDRDRYAGKRVLVVGSGHSATGNVLSLVELAKAAPSTLVAWAVRRSNPAKLWGGGSADEIAERGALGTRVKQAVDDGSVSLLTGLSIGAVKQQGDGLVVLDLQGNRQVVVDEIIVSAGSRPNLAMLRELRLELDPATEATKTLGPLIDPNRHSCGSVPPHGAAELRHPETGFYVAGMKSYGRAPTFLMMTGYEQVRSIVAELAGDLKAARDVHLELPSTGVCSTDLAYQDDVASSCGTSAGQSSVSR
- the arsB gene encoding ACR3 family arsenite efflux transporter; this encodes MDETSSCPGNDALNSGGGIGFFERYLTVWVGLCIVAGIVLGKVAPGLAKSLDAMAIYSGDAPVVSIPIAICLFFMMFPIMVKIDFGEVVRAGKAIRPVGLTLLINWAIKPFTMYAIASFFLGTVFLGLIGPDAVDYVKAPLGADVEVGATYGAGEVVLVDGVKMLQVPLWRSYLAGCILLGIAPCTAMVLVWGYLAKGNDGHTLIMVAINSLTMLVLYGLLGGFLLGVGQLPVPWKALLLSIAIYVALPLVSGYFTRKWLFATKGEAWFRDRFLRYLTPVTTTALLATLVLLFSFKGETIVANPLTILWIAIPLTLQTVLIFALGYGISKGLGFNYETAAPTAMIGASNHFEVAIATATMLYGLSSGAALATVVGVLIEVPLMLALVKFCLKTKGWFAGGTGNEMNEAIVMQPQTSLEGEL